The genomic window TCTTCAGCGCTGACGACTTCGCCGGTCGCGGCCTTCACCAGCGGCGGGCCGCCGAGGAAGATGGTGCCCTGGTTGCGGACGATGATGCTCTCGTCCGACATCGCCGGGACGTAGGCGCCGCCGGCGGTGCAGGAGCCCATCACGATCGCGATCTGCGGAATCCCCTGTGAGGACATCTGCGCCTGGTTGTAGAAGATGCGGCCGAAATGCCGCTCGTCCGGAAAGATCTCGTCCTGGAGCGGCAGGAAGGCGCCGCCGGAATCGACCATGTAGACGCAGGGAAGGTTGTTTTGCCGCGCGATGTCCTGCGCGCGCAGATGCTTCTTCACGGTCATTGGATAATAGGTGCCGCCCTTGATGGTGGCGTCGTTGGCGACGATCACGCATTCGCGGCCCGAGATGCGCCCCACTCCCGTGACGACGCTCGCCGAATGCACGTCGCCGCCATAGAGGCCATAGGCCGCGAGCGGCGACAGCTCCAGGAATGACGTCCCGGGGTCGACCAGCAGGTCGACGCGCTCGCGCGCCAGCATCTTGCCGCGTGCTGTGTGGCGATTGCGCGAGGCCTCACCGCCGCCGCCGGCGACCTGGCTGAGCTTTTCGCGCAAGTCCGCGACGAGGTTGCGCATGGCCTCGGAGTTGCGCGCAAAGTCTGATGAGGACGGATCGATGCTGGAATGAAGCGGCATGGTGATTCCAATGAGGTGAACGCTTTAAGCCGTCTCGGCCATCAGCTCGCGGCCGATCAGCATGCGGCGAACCTCCGAGGTGCCGGCGCCGATCTCGTAGAGTTTGGCGTCGCGCCACAGACGTCCGACCGGGAATTCGCTGGTGTAGCCGACCCCGCCGAGCGCCTGGATCGCCTCGCCCGCCATCCACGTCGCCTTCTCCGCGGAATAGAGAATCGCGGCAGCCGCATCCTTGCGCAAGCTGCGCGCGTGGTCGGCGCGGTCGCAGGCGCGCCCCACGGCGTAGACATAGGCGCGCGTGGCCTGCCAGGTCGAATACATGTCGGCGAGCTTGCCCTGCATCAGCTGGAAATCGCCGATCGGCTGGCCGAACTGCTTGCGCTCGTGCATGTACGGCACCACCGCGTCCATGCAGGCCGCCATGATGCCGAGCGGGCCGCCCGAGAGCACCGCGCGCTCATAGTCGAGGCCGGACATCAGCACCTTGACGCCCTCGCCCACCTTGCCGAGCACGTTCTCCTCCGGCACCTCGCATTCGTCGAAGAACAAGGGATAGGTGTTGGAGCCCCGCATGCCGAGCTTGTCGAGATGTTGGCCGTGGGTAAACCCCTTGAAGCCTTTCTCGATGAGGAAGGCGGTCATGCCGCGCGGACCGGCCTCCGGATCGGTCTTGGCGTAGACGACGAGCACGTCGGCATCGCCGCCATTGGTGATCCACATCTTCGAGCCGTTGAGCACGTAGCAATCGCCGCGCTTGTCGGCACGCAGCTTCATCGAGACCACGTCGGAACCGGCGCCGGGCTCGGACATCGCGAGCGCGCCGACATACTCTCCGGAGATCAGCTTCGGCAGATAGCGCTGGCGCTGCGCGTCGTTGCCGTTGCGGCGGATCTGGTTGACGCAGAGGTTGGAATGGGCGCCGTAGGAGAGCCCCACGGCAGCCGAGCCGCGCGAAATCTCCTCCATGGCGACGATATGGGCGAGATAGCCCATGTTGGACCCGCCATATTGCTCCGGCGCGGTCATGCCGAGCAGGCCGAGGTCGCCGAAGCGCTTCCACAGGTCTGCGGGGAATAGATTGGCCTTCTCGATGTCGGCAGCGCGCGGCGTGATCTCCGCCTCCACGAAGGCGCGAAGCGTGTCGCGCAGCATGCCGATGTCTTCGCCCAAATCGAAGTCGATGCTCGGGATGTTCAAGGCGATTCCTCCGTATTTTGGCATCCGAACCTAGCGGGGCCCCGGCGCTCTTGCGGTCGAAAAGGTTGCATTTTCCGCCAAACTTGGCGAGGATTTTCCGAGGGAATTCCGATGCCTTTTCAAGCCGCCACCGCGATCCCGCGCCGTGCCATGACCCCTGCCGCCTTCGTCCGCGGTGTGGTCGCCGCTTATGAACGATACGGCCGCGATCCGGCGGAGGCGCTGAGCCGGGGTCAGGTAGCGCCGGACCTTGTCAATTCTCCGGGTGGGCGGATCACGGCCGCCCAGTTCGAGGCCCTGGCGGGCCATGCCATGCGCGAGCTCGACGACGAGGCGCTCGGCTGGTTCTCGCGCCGGCTGCCATGGGGCACCTATGGCATGCTGTGCCGCGCCTCGATCACGGCGCCGACGCTGGAGGTGGCGCTCAAGCGCTGGTGCCGGCATCACCGCCTGCTCACCGAGGATGTCGTGCTCGATCTCGCAGTTGGCGAGGAGACTGCGGTCGTCTCCATCCGGGAGCTGCGCGATCTCGGCGGCTTACGCGAATTCTGCCTGGTGACCCTGCTCCGCTACGTGCTCGGCTTCTCCTGCTGGGCGGTCGATTCCGCGATCGCCTTGCGCGCGGCGGAATTTCCTTACCCCCAGCCCAGCCACGTCTCGGTCTACCCGACCATCTTCTGCCGCAATATCCGCTTCGACGCGGACCGCGCCGCGATCATCTTCGACAAGCATTATCTTTCGCTGCCGCTCACGCGCAGCGCCGCCGACCTCGATAACATGCTCAAAGGCGCCTTGCGGCTGACGGTGCTGCCCTATCGGCGCGACCGGCTTCTTGTCGAGCGCGTGCGCCGGGTGCTCCGCAACGCGCGCGGACGCAGTCTCGGCGCCGAGGAT from Bradyrhizobium zhanjiangense includes these protein-coding regions:
- a CDS encoding isovaleryl-CoA dehydrogenase encodes the protein MPKYGGIALNIPSIDFDLGEDIGMLRDTLRAFVEAEITPRAADIEKANLFPADLWKRFGDLGLLGMTAPEQYGGSNMGYLAHIVAMEEISRGSAAVGLSYGAHSNLCVNQIRRNGNDAQRQRYLPKLISGEYVGALAMSEPGAGSDVVSMKLRADKRGDCYVLNGSKMWITNGGDADVLVVYAKTDPEAGPRGMTAFLIEKGFKGFTHGQHLDKLGMRGSNTYPLFFDECEVPEENVLGKVGEGVKVLMSGLDYERAVLSGGPLGIMAACMDAVVPYMHERKQFGQPIGDFQLMQGKLADMYSTWQATRAYVYAVGRACDRADHARSLRKDAAAAILYSAEKATWMAGEAIQALGGVGYTSEFPVGRLWRDAKLYEIGAGTSEVRRMLIGRELMAETA
- a CDS encoding AraC family transcriptional regulator — its product is MPFQAATAIPRRAMTPAAFVRGVVAAYERYGRDPAEALSRGQVAPDLVNSPGGRITAAQFEALAGHAMRELDDEALGWFSRRLPWGTYGMLCRASITAPTLEVALKRWCRHHRLLTEDVVLDLAVGEETAVVSIRELRDLGGLREFCLVTLLRYVLGFSCWAVDSAIALRAAEFPYPQPSHVSVYPTIFCRNIRFDADRAAIIFDKHYLSLPLTRSAADLDNMLKGALRLTVLPYRRDRLLVERVRRVLRNARGRSLGAEDVARELALSTRTMHRRLREEATSLRELKEKAKFELAKQELMRGRTPIKRIAEIAGFRNEKSFSRAFRTWTGASPREFRGRYR